DNA from Tripterygium wilfordii isolate XIE 37 chromosome 15, ASM1340144v1, whole genome shotgun sequence:
TCTTAAAATACAATGGGGGATTAAATGCAAAGGCCCAGAGTAATTTCCCATCTTAATTGTTCTCATATAATTAATTTGCTCTTCAATTTAAATGTTGTTCCTTTGAAGGGGCAAATCTAGTGTGCAATATTATGTTTACCTACTACAGCGCCCCGGAAGAGCTCTCTGATCATGTTCTTTAGGTGCCTGTGATTTAAGCTATATTTTCCCCTTATATGTCTTTCAGAGGTTTTTGGTTGTGGGTTTTTTCATCATATGGCAGTTAAACTATCAACTCTATCTTATGTTCATTAGATGCTGAAAACTCAGGATCGAAGCGTCATCATTCTTTCAGGCTTGAAAAGTAATGGTTTAAATTTGTGTTACCCATGATCTCATGGACTTGCAATGTTGGATAATGGGCTCTCTTTTGTAACATCTGTGTATTAAAGTAGATGGTTTTGTAGGTACATGATGATTCCTTGTGATGGAGAAATTGGAAATCTGACAATCCATTCTTATAGCATTTATTACTTTGTTACCTTACCTAGAAATCAAATGACATAATGACCCTGATGATCCATTATCTCTCATTTTGGTTTAAGGTTGTCACTTGTGTTCGTCAACCATCACAAGGACCGACTTTTGGAATTAAGGGGGGTGCAGCTGGTGGGGGTTACAGTCAGGTGATTCCGATGGATGAATTCAATCTGCATCTAACTGGAGATATTCATGCGATAACAGCTGCAAACAATCTTCTAGCAGCTGCAATTGATACTCGGATTTTCCATGAAAATACCCAAACTGATAAGGCTCTTTTCAACCGCTTATGCCCACCAAACAAAGAAGGGAAACGTAGCTTCAGCAACATCATGTTTAGGCGTCTGGAAAAGCTTGGTATTGCTAAGACCAATCCTGAAGATCTTACATCAGAAGAAGTTACGAAATTTTCTAGGCTTGACATTGACCCAAATTCAATCACTTGGAGGAGAGTAATGGATGTTAATGATCGATTCTTACGAAAAATTACTATTGGTCAAGGGCCTGATGAAAAAGGGATGGTAAGAGAAACAGCATTTGATATTTCTGTAGCTAGTGAGATTATGGCTGTTCTGGCACTCACAACATCACTAGCTGATATGAGAGAGAGGCTTGGGAAAATGGTTATTGGAAATAGCAAGGCTGGTGATCCTATAACAGCTGATGATCTCGGTGTCGGAGGTGCTTTGACTGTACTTATGAAGGATGCCATTAACCCAACTTTGATGCAAACTCTTGAAGGAACCCCAGTTCTTGTTCATGCTGGTCCTTTTGCAAATATCGCCCATGGTAATTCGTCCATTGTGGCTGATAAGATAGCATTAAAGTTGGTGGGAGCAGGTGGGCTTGTCGTTACGGAAGCCGGTTTTGGTGCTGATATTGGAACTGAAAAGTTTATGAATATAAAGTGCCGATATAGTGGTTTAACACCTCAGTGTGCTGTAATTGTGGCAACGATTAGGGCCCTGAAAATGCATGGTGGTGGGCCACAAGTTGTTGCAGGAAAGCCTCTTGACCAAGCCTATTTAAGTGAGAATGTTACTCTTGTTGAATCTGGTTGCGTCAATCTGGCCAGGCATATCTCAAACACAAAAGCTTATGGTGCAAATGTTGTAGTTGCTATTAACGTGTTCTCAACTGACACTGAAGCAGAACTTAATGCAGTAAAAACTGCTGCATTGGATGCCGGAGCTTTTGATGCAGTAATTTGCACTCACCATGCCCACGGTGGAAGAGGAGCGGTAAGTCTTGTTCCTGTATCGATAAATCGGTTTCAACTAAAAAgaacatatttttcattttgtctccttgagaaccaaataatttatttattgataCAATCCACAGCAACGAAATTTGCGTAGGAACCTTTGGGGATTTAACTAATGAAGGGATTGCTAAGCTAAACAGAGAATCTGATTTAGTCCAGTTGCATTGCACCCATCCTAATTCAACGTTTGAACTTATATGATGTCCTGTTGTAGCAATTAGAATTTAATATTAGCTCATATTGTATTGGGTAGGAATACCGTTGGATGAAGCAATGAACTAACCATGAAAGATGTGTTGTGAATGTCAACTAACAGATGACGTTCTTCATGGTCTTCAGGTAGACCTTGGTATCGCCGTTCAAAGAGCCTGTGAGAATGTGACGGAGCCATTGAAATTCTTATATCCTTTGGACATCaacattaaagaaaaaatagaggCTATTGCAAGGTCATATGGTGCTAAAGGTGTTGAGTACTCTGACCAGGTAAAATTCCAAATTAGACACTTTGTCAAGAATTTACTTTTCAAGTTCGTAATCCTTTCCTGTAACTTAAttaagatgatttttttttagtttgttaCGCGAATATCACACTTGATAAtgaaaattgaatgaaattcGCTTATTTTTGGCTTCCCGTAATCATTTTGAAAATGATTCATCGAATCGCTGAAAATTTTGCTGAAAGCTATCAGAAACTGATCAAGGCAGCCACTGTTTTATCATGTTTGAGGAACAAATATTTGTTAAATTCATACACATTTGTGATAACATTGCGTTGCTCCATGATATTTATGGATCTGCTTTTGTCCATCCAGGCCGAGAAACAAATTGAGATGTACACCAGGCAAGGATTTACTAACCTGCCAATCTGCATGGCAAAGACCCAATATTCATTTTCTCATGATGCTTCTAAGAAGGGAGCTCCAACTGGATTTGTCTTACCAATAAGGGATGTGAGGGCAAGTATTGGGGCTGGA
Protein-coding regions in this window:
- the LOC120016967 gene encoding formate--tetrahydrofolate ligase; this encodes MSSSKTVRKLEVVSPVPADIDIANSVEPIHISEIAKDLKLSAQHYDLYGKYKAKVLLSVLDEIQGSGDGYYVVVGGITPTPLGEGKSTTTVGLCQALGAFLDKKVVTCVRQPSQGPTFGIKGGAAGGGYSQVIPMDEFNLHLTGDIHAITAANNLLAAAIDTRIFHENTQTDKALFNRLCPPNKEGKRSFSNIMFRRLEKLGIAKTNPEDLTSEEVTKFSRLDIDPNSITWRRVMDVNDRFLRKITIGQGPDEKGMVRETAFDISVASEIMAVLALTTSLADMRERLGKMVIGNSKAGDPITADDLGVGGALTVLMKDAINPTLMQTLEGTPVLVHAGPFANIAHGNSSIVADKIALKLVGAGGLVVTEAGFGADIGTEKFMNIKCRYSGLTPQCAVIVATIRALKMHGGGPQVVAGKPLDQAYLSENVTLVESGCVNLARHISNTKAYGANVVVAINVFSTDTEAELNAVKTAALDAGAFDAVICTHHAHGGRGAVDLGIAVQRACENVTEPLKFLYPLDINIKEKIEAIARSYGAKGVEYSDQAEKQIEMYTRQGFTNLPICMAKTQYSFSHDASKKGAPTGFVLPIRDVRASIGAGFIYPLVGTMSTMPGLPTRPCFYEIDIDTATGKVIGLS